The nucleotide sequence CTACGATAGAGGCGCGGTAGCCTTTTGTTCCCATCGGGTGCATGTCACCGCGTTTTTGCCAGCCCTCTTCCGGAGCGATCAGTTTCAATCCCACGTCATCATTGAACACCGGGGGATAAGCATCCAGCTGTAGATGGATGGCGCGCCACAAAGCTACGCGAACTGCCGTATGATCAGGGATGGTTTTTGGTGGATTCTTCATGGGAGTTCTCCTGGATCAAGACTAGCACGGGAATTTAATGGCGGTCTATGGTCCAGCTGATGCATTCAGTTTGTATTTAGTGTTTCCAATTCTGGACCTGCTTTCCTGTCGCTCTTGCTGAACTCCGGACGGGAATCCATAATTATATTATGGATTTATTTATCATTACCGGCGGTTCCAAGGGACTGGGGGAGCAGGTGTGTCTGCAAGCTCTTGAAAAAGGGCATCAGGTCATCAACCTTTCGCGTTCTCGTCCAAATATCAAATCTTCAAGATTCAGACATATCACGGCGGATTTCAGCCATGGTCTTAAGGTGATTCAGAAAATTGAATCGGTTCTTCAGAATGTGGACTTTTCTGATTTCAAAAAGATTCATCTGATTAACAATGCAGCGCTGATCAATCCGGTGGGCTCACTGCCGGATTTGAATCCGACCGAGATGAATACTCATCTGGTGACTAATTTGATTTCTCCGCTGTTGCTTTCACAAGCGTGCGCTCGGATAGCTACCGAAGAAAAAGTACCTTTGACGATCTTTAACATCGGATCAGGGGCCTCATTCCGTCCGATTGCTGGTTGGTCGATGTATTGTTCTTCCAAAGCGGGTCTGAAAATGTTTACCGAAAACACCGCTCTGGATTTACAAACTGCCAAGAACAAGAAAATCAAAATCTATCATTTCAGCCCCGGTGTTCTGGATACCCAGATGCAGCAGACCATTCGTGGATTTAAAAAGAAGGATTTCCCGGATGTGGCGAACTTCAAAAAGATGAAAGCCGATCATCAGCTGCGCGATCCGGCGGATGTGGCCTTTCTGGTTGTTAAATTCTGCTTGGCTGCTCAAGCGGCTAAGAAATTTTCCTGCCTGATCTCGGTTCAGGATTTAGAAGGGTCTTTGAAATGAATCGGATTTTCTTCTGTGCGTCAGTGATCGCAGCATGTTTTCTGGTGGGCTTTCAGGTTTCGCATCCGGGAGGATCATCAGAAGCGGAAAATGCGGATTTAAGCTCTACGGCGTCTCAGTTTCAGGATGTGACCGAGTCTTCAGGTATCCCGAAAGTTCATTCAGGCACAATTGTGTTTGGTGACTATGATGCTGATGGCTGGGTGGATATGCTGGCGGCGGGAAGACTTTTCCGCAACGTCAGTAATGGCAGCAACATCCGTTTTGACGATGTGACTAATACTGCTGGCATTTTGGATTTAAAAGGGGCGCCGCTGTTTGTGGATATCGACAACAATGGTTTGTTGGATATTCTGACCACCAAGGGACAGGCCTTTGTGCAAGTGTCTGCGGGGCGCTTTGCGGAATCTTCCAGGGCTTTAAAGTTTGAAATTCCAGAGCACGCTCATGATTTGGCCATTGTTGACGTTAATAAAGACGGTCTGATGGATGTGCTTGTTGGTTTTGCTGAACCCAAATTCGGTGATCCATTGCTGCCAGCAAAGATGTTTTTGAATATCAAGGGCAAGCAGTTCCTGGATGCAACGCCCACGGTGTTCGCACAGAATCCCAATTACCTGCGAGGTATCGCAGTTGCTGATTATGATAACAACGGACAGACAGATGCTTATTTCTCGAACTACCGTCTGCGACCGAACAACTTTTACACCTTGAATCCGACGATCATGGTGGATAAAGCTCCGCTGCTGAATGTTCAAGGGGCGCACGATCCGAAGAAGTTCTATGACAATAACCGCAAGGCCTACTATGGGCCTCAGTATGGGCATACCATTGCTTCAATCTGGGCGGACCTTGATAATGATGGCAATCTGGATTTGTGGGTTTCCAATCTAGTGCATAAGTTTGTCGGCATAAATCCAAAGAATAACACCTTTGATCAGCGCGGTTACCTGTGTGACGATTCAAAAATATATCGCAACACCGGACATCCGTCCTATCGGTTGGTTGATGTCAGAGCAGAATCTGGCATTCCCTATCGCCCGATCGGGGATTTCTCGAAATATAAAGGGGATGAGTTGTGGGCGCAGACCACGGCTGCGGACTTTGATAACGACGGCCTGCTCGATGTTTACATCAGTCAGGTTTATGATTTGGCCTACTCGTATTCAGTACTTTACAAAAACACTGGCAACTTCAAGTTTCAAGAGGTCAGCGCGGTTCACGGGACTCGTGTCTTTGACAGTTATGCGGCGGCTTGGGCAGATCTGAATAACGACGGCAAGATGGATCTGGTTCAGTCAGGCAGAGCGAAGAACAAGGAAGCTCCGGCCATCCGAGTTTTGCAAAACGTGATGGGGGATGCAAACAACTATCTGCGCGTGCAGATCAAGGGCACTCGTTCGGGGACTCAGGCCGTGGCAGCCCAGGTGCGGGTTTATCATTCGAGTGGCGTGTTCTTGCGTCAGGTTGATGGTGTGGCCGGGACGATGAATCAGCAGAATGATCCGACTTTGCATTTCGGGTTGGGGCAGGTGAAGGATATTTCCAGGGTGGAAGTTCGCTGGCCATCGGGGAAGGTTCAGGTCCTTGATAATGTTTCTGTGGATAGCACTTTGAAGATTGAGGAGCCTCGCTAATGACAACCGAACAACGAGTCGCATTGGTTCAGGGGCAGCTAGAGGCTTACAACGCCCGGGACATTGAAAAGTTCTGTTCGTTCTATCATGCCGACGTGACGGCGTATCGCCTGGGACAGGACGTGCCGTTCATGGTCGGGATGGAGGCTTTTCGTAAAAGTTACGGCGAGAAGTTTAAGAATACCCCGGATCTGCATTGCACTTTGAAAAGTCGGATTGTTTTGAGTGGGAAGGTCTTGGATGAAGAGTCCGTGGTTCCCAGTGGGTCGCATGTTGTGGCGATTTATGATTTTAAGGATGGGTTGATTAAGGATATTTGGTTTGTGTATTGAGCCTAGAGAGATTGGCTGCGCCCATCCTGGGCTTGGTCGCTGCGCGACTGTTGGCTGATGCCAACACCTAAAAAGCGGCTTCGCCGTCGCGCTGAAGCGCGATCGCGTCGTGCGCCTTTGTACGAACTCTGTCGTTCGAATCGGGCCGACGTTCATTGTCTCTAGTTTAAATTTTATGGCTTAGTTTTTTGGAATAAATGGCGGAGAGAGAGAGATTCGAACTCTCGGTAGGCTTGTGACCTACACACGCGTTCCAGGCGTGCGCCTTCAACCACTCGGCCACCTCTCCGCAAACAGGAACGTAAAGAGAAGCCAAAGTATCATAGCGCAACGCGGCAATGCAAGGACTTGTACCAAAAAAAGGGGTCTATTCTCCGAAGTATTCGTACAGATCTTCCTGTCGAACCCGGGCGTAGTGGGCCTTTTGCTTGGCTTTGCGGGCTTGAACCTCCACAAAGTTCCAATAAACCACCTGATAAATCAAAAAGACGAAGATTCCTCCGGCCACGGCCAGGAACAGCGGGCGATTGTCTTCCCATTCGGCCATTCCGGTGAATAGCACCAGCGGATGCATCAGAAACAGAACCGCATGCAGCCACATTTCTTCGGCTGAACAGTATTTGCGGTGAATCCATTCATCCTTGGTCACCAGCACGCAGGAAAGCCCCGCCATGATATAGTAAATCACTTCCGTGGTCGGAGTTCGCTGCACGAAGGCCAGAAACAGCAGGCAGGCGATCACGGACATGGTGTCGATGGGGTGCCCGATGCGTTCCCACCGCGGCAGTCCGCGTTTGCGGTGAAAAACGAATTCATCAAATAAAATTGCAGCCCCTTGAATACCCGATACAACCAAAAAAGCGCTGATCATAGTTTCTCCATCAAACTTCCGCACACAGTAAGTCCGGGACCAAATGCATAACTGATGATCGGTGTGCCCGACGGAACGCTGTCGTCGCGAAGAATCTGCTCCCACAAATGCGGAAGCGTCGCTGACGACATGTTGCCGCGCTGGCGAAGCAGCGAGCGGCTGTGGGCCACTTGTTCTTCCTTCAGCTCAAGATGCTTCACCACCTGATCGATGATCTTGGGACCGCCGGGGTGAACTGCGAACAGACCATTTTTAACTACGTGAGAAAGATCGTACCCGCGTTCCGCCAGCCAGCGAGTGGTAAAGTCGCGGATCTTATCCCCCACCATCATCGGCACATCTTTCGACAGGCTCATTTTCATGCCCCAGTCCGACACCATCCATTCCATTGCCGCTGTGGTGTTGGGAATCAGTTCTTCATACAGCGACAGAACTTTAAACCCCTGCTTTGGCTGCTGACTGGACATCGAGTAGGCGATACAGCCATCCGCGAACAGACTTTGAATCACCATTTGTTCCAGCGTCGGATCTTCCGGATTCAAATGCAGACTGCACAGTTCGGTGTGCACCAGATCCACGGTCAGTTTTTTTCCCAGAATATTTTCATTCGCCAGAAAGCCCGAAGCCATGCGCAGGGCGGGGAAGGCTCCGTAACATCCCATGTGATAGGAATGGGTGACGGTGACTGGTTTAGGCGCCTTCACCGCGGTCATCTGTGCGGCACTGGGCGAGATGTATCCGGTGCAGCTGACGTGAATCAGATCATCAGGAAAGGTGCGCTCTGAATAGATGCGCTCAAAAAGTTCTTTCACAGTTTTATGATAGTATTCGTGGCGCATGTGCATGCTGACGCCGTGAGAACTGGATTTGACCGGATAGATCGGTTTGTCATCCCAGTTGGAACGTTCCACATCCGGAATGAAGAAATACCTTTTTTCGATTTGGGTTTCCGGGCAGCCCACTCGTTGCAGCATCTTCAGGTAGTCCTCTTGCGAGTACCCCTGATTCTTTTGTGCCAGCTTGTGGGCTTCGGAAAGCCACTCAAGGCATTCCTTCTGGTTTTTTTCATATGGCGGCTGAATGGAGTGGAAGTTTTGTAAGTACATGTCTTGAGGCTAAGGACCGCCTCAAGACTTGGATAGATCCAGTGTTACGAAACAGGCGGCTTTGGTTTTGATCTCCATTCTTTATCGACAATCAATCGAGCACCTCGTTTGAACGTGAAGTAAGAGTAAGCCCACTGCCAGATGACGAAGACTCTGTTCTTAAAACCAATCAGATAATAGACGTGAATGAATAACCACAAAATCCACGCAAAGAATCCGCTGAATTTCAGATTGCTGATTTGTGCGATGGCTTTGCGGCGGCCAATTGTGGCCATCTGGCCCTTGTCGAGATACTTGAAATCAAGTCGGGGTTTGCCGTCGATTTCTCGCAGAATCTGATTCGCAGCATGTGTTCCTTGCTGCATAGCCACCGAAGCAAGTCCTGGCAAGGCTTGGCCGTTGTCGGTCAGATAACAAGCCTGATCGCCCAAAATAAACACTTCCGGGTGTTCTTTCAAACTTAAATCTTTTTCGATGATCACTCGTCCCGCACGGTCCAGCGGGACCCCGAGCGTTTTGTTGATACTGGATGGCTGAACACCTGCGGCCCACAAGATGGTGGCGGCTTTAATGACTTCATCACCCAGAACCACAGAATCAGACTTTACATCTGTGACTCGTGTGTTGGTCCAAATCTGCACGCCGAGGTCTTCCAGGTCTGCTGCGGCTTTGCGGGAAAGATCCGGATGGAAGGCGGCAAGAATTCTTGGGCCTGCTTCAATCAGAATCACCCGGGTGCGTGACGGATCAATGTGGCGGAAGTCTTTGGTTAAAGTGTGACGGCTGATCTCGCCAATGGTGCCTGCAAGCTCGACACCCGTTGGGCCCGCGCCCACGATCACGAAAGTCAGTTGCTGCTTCTGTTTTTCAGGATCGGTTTCTTTTTCGGCTCGTTCGAAAGCCATCAGCAGACGACGGCGAATTTCGGTGGCTTGTTCCAGGGTCTTTAAGCCCGGAGCATTTTCTTCCCACTCGGGATGCGCGAAGTAACTGTGCTTGGCTCCACACGCCAGAATCAGATAGTCATAATCAAGAGTGCGATCCGGAACCTGAATCTTTTTGTTTTTCAGATCAACGCTTTCCAGATTGTCCAGAAAGACCGAAACATTTTTGTACTTGGAAAGTATGCCGCGAATGGGACCTGAAATTTCTGCCGGGGAAAGTCCCGCGGTGGCTACCTGATAAAGCAAGGGCTGGAAAAGATGATAATTGCGGCGATCAATAAGAGTGACGGAAACATCTTCTTTGTTTCCAAAAGCACGCGCGGCTTTCAGCCCCGCAAAACCACCACCGACGATGACGACTTTTTTTGGCATTTGAACCTCTGCGCCCAATATAGCACTTTGGTTTTTCAGAATGAATCAGAATCCTAGTGGGAACTCGGTGAAAGAAAAGACACAGTGTTGTTTTTTGGCCCGGTGCCCGGGCCTTTTATCAAGCAGATGTTATTTTTGAAAGTTTGGTGGTGCTTCTTACCAGTAAAATACAAAGAAGCAGCGCAGGGATTCCGATCATTGCGGTCCCCAGGAAGAAGAGCGCGTAAGATTCCATCAAAGCGTGGGTTTCGTTAAGCTTCTGAACCGCAAGCCCCGAGAAGCCTTTCAGAACTTTTCCCAACAAAGCATAGAACGAACTCAGCAGGGCATACTGTGTGGCTGTGTATCCGAGCGTCGTCAGGCTCGACATGTATCCAACCAGCGCGGTCCCGGCAAAGCCCGTGGCAAAGTTATCCACGATCATGGCACCCGTAAACACTTCAGTGCTGGGTCCCATCATCGCCAAAACCGAGAAGCCAAGATTGGACGCCGGACCAATCACGGCACCAATAAGTAATGTTGAGATAAAGCCAAAGCGCACTGCCGTCAGGCCCGCCGCCGCTACGCCGACAACTGACGCGATCAAGCCGACAGACCCGCGCACCGCGCCCACGGTTTCTTTCGTCAAACCAAGATCTGCATAGAACGGATTTGCCATGGGACCCATGACAAAGTCAGAAAGGCGGTACAAGCACACGGCTGCCAGAATCAACAAAGCCCGCTGGCCATGCTGTTTGAAGAAAGCAATGAACGGACCCGCGACCGCATCAAACAAACCGCGCGCAGACCACAAAGACACAGCCCCGGGAACATTTGCCGGTCCGTGCTTTGGTTCAGCGGCAAATAATGTCGCGATTACACCCACGGCCATCAAAGCACCCATGGCAGAATAAGAAACCGACCAGCCAATCGCGCCCGCCAGAATCAGAATCAACGCATCCGTCACCAGCAAAGAAGCACGGTAACCCAGTTGATATGATGAAGACAATAAGGCCATATCTTCGCTGGCGTCAGAAACTTCAATCCTCCACGCATCCACCACAATGTCCTGGGTGGCAGAGGCAAAGGCCGCCACCGCCGCTAGCAGGGTGAACAGCGCCAAGCCGCCTTCGGGTTTGACATAGGACATGCCAAACAAGCAGAT is from Bdellovibrio bacteriovorus str. Tiberius and encodes:
- a CDS encoding SDR family NAD(P)-dependent oxidoreductase, with product MDLFIITGGSKGLGEQVCLQALEKGHQVINLSRSRPNIKSSRFRHITADFSHGLKVIQKIESVLQNVDFSDFKKIHLINNAALINPVGSLPDLNPTEMNTHLVTNLISPLLLSQACARIATEEKVPLTIFNIGSGASFRPIAGWSMYCSSKAGLKMFTENTALDLQTAKNKKIKIYHFSPGVLDTQMQQTIRGFKKKDFPDVANFKKMKADHQLRDPADVAFLVVKFCLAAQAAKKFSCLISVQDLEGSLK
- a CDS encoding CRTAC1 family protein, whose protein sequence is MNRIFFCASVIAACFLVGFQVSHPGGSSEAENADLSSTASQFQDVTESSGIPKVHSGTIVFGDYDADGWVDMLAAGRLFRNVSNGSNIRFDDVTNTAGILDLKGAPLFVDIDNNGLLDILTTKGQAFVQVSAGRFAESSRALKFEIPEHAHDLAIVDVNKDGLMDVLVGFAEPKFGDPLLPAKMFLNIKGKQFLDATPTVFAQNPNYLRGIAVADYDNNGQTDAYFSNYRLRPNNFYTLNPTIMVDKAPLLNVQGAHDPKKFYDNNRKAYYGPQYGHTIASIWADLDNDGNLDLWVSNLVHKFVGINPKNNTFDQRGYLCDDSKIYRNTGHPSYRLVDVRAESGIPYRPIGDFSKYKGDELWAQTTAADFDNDGLLDVYISQVYDLAYSYSVLYKNTGNFKFQEVSAVHGTRVFDSYAAAWADLNNDGKMDLVQSGRAKNKEAPAIRVLQNVMGDANNYLRVQIKGTRSGTQAVAAQVRVYHSSGVFLRQVDGVAGTMNQQNDPTLHFGLGQVKDISRVEVRWPSGKVQVLDNVSVDSTLKIEEPR
- a CDS encoding nuclear transport factor 2 family protein, translating into MTTEQRVALVQGQLEAYNARDIEKFCSFYHADVTAYRLGQDVPFMVGMEAFRKSYGEKFKNTPDLHCTLKSRIVLSGKVLDEESVVPSGSHVVAIYDFKDGLIKDIWFVY
- a CDS encoding 3-oxoacyl-[acyl-carrier-protein] synthase III C-terminal domain-containing protein, whose translation is MYLQNFHSIQPPYEKNQKECLEWLSEAHKLAQKNQGYSQEDYLKMLQRVGCPETQIEKRYFFIPDVERSNWDDKPIYPVKSSSHGVSMHMRHEYYHKTVKELFERIYSERTFPDDLIHVSCTGYISPSAAQMTAVKAPKPVTVTHSYHMGCYGAFPALRMASGFLANENILGKKLTVDLVHTELCSLHLNPEDPTLEQMVIQSLFADGCIAYSMSSQQPKQGFKVLSLYEELIPNTTAAMEWMVSDWGMKMSLSKDVPMMVGDKIRDFTTRWLAERGYDLSHVVKNGLFAVHPGGPKIIDQVVKHLELKEEQVAHSRSLLRQRGNMSSATLPHLWEQILRDDSVPSGTPIISYAFGPGLTVCGSLMEKL
- a CDS encoding NAD(P)/FAD-dependent oxidoreductase is translated as MPKKVVIVGGGFAGLKAARAFGNKEDVSVTLIDRRNYHLFQPLLYQVATAGLSPAEISGPIRGILSKYKNVSVFLDNLESVDLKNKKIQVPDRTLDYDYLILACGAKHSYFAHPEWEENAPGLKTLEQATEIRRRLLMAFERAEKETDPEKQKQQLTFVIVGAGPTGVELAGTIGEISRHTLTKDFRHIDPSRTRVILIEAGPRILAAFHPDLSRKAAADLEDLGVQIWTNTRVTDVKSDSVVLGDEVIKAATILWAAGVQPSSINKTLGVPLDRAGRVIIEKDLSLKEHPEVFILGDQACYLTDNGQALPGLASVAMQQGTHAANQILREIDGKPRLDFKYLDKGQMATIGRRKAIAQISNLKFSGFFAWILWLFIHVYYLIGFKNRVFVIWQWAYSYFTFKRGARLIVDKEWRSKPKPPVS
- a CDS encoding AmpG family muropeptide MFS transporter, with translation MTTAKKSRRLSWMDTIRSLARPKVSIMLALGFSSGLPFMLVGNTLGYWLRESGIALATIGFLSWVGLAYSLKFVWAPLIDKMNAPIFGAWLGRRRGWMIISQILVGICLFGMSYVKPEGGLALFTLLAAVAAFASATQDIVVDAWRIEVSDASEDMALLSSSYQLGYRASLLVTDALILILAGAIGWSVSYSAMGALMAVGVIATLFAAEPKHGPANVPGAVSLWSARGLFDAVAGPFIAFFKQHGQRALLILAAVCLYRLSDFVMGPMANPFYADLGLTKETVGAVRGSVGLIASVVGVAAAGLTAVRFGFISTLLIGAVIGPASNLGFSVLAMMGPSTEVFTGAMIVDNFATGFAGTALVGYMSSLTTLGYTATQYALLSSFYALLGKVLKGFSGLAVQKLNETHALMESYALFFLGTAMIGIPALLLCILLVRSTTKLSKITSA